A genomic region of Streptomyces sp. R33 contains the following coding sequences:
- a CDS encoding DUF6114 domain-containing protein: MNHQAPVYVRRSDDALLTVAYYHFYAWRGRRPFWAGLFMLLGGVPIVYFPYADMRLGNVTLAMATTTGSGSLIIGILLMTLGLALWFQQSIRVFAGVASILLALVSLPVSNLGGFFLGFIFSMVGGALALSWVPGSPEAEAAVPDDGTGKSAAMADNSQSNSGIPGIPAPRETETAYASETTAHADGGRNSAG, encoded by the coding sequence ATGAACCACCAGGCCCCGGTCTACGTTCGCCGCTCTGATGATGCTCTGCTCACCGTGGCGTATTACCACTTCTACGCCTGGCGCGGCCGCCGTCCCTTCTGGGCAGGCCTGTTCATGCTCCTCGGTGGTGTCCCGATCGTGTACTTCCCGTACGCGGACATGCGATTGGGCAACGTCACTCTCGCGATGGCGACGACGACCGGATCCGGCTCGCTGATCATCGGCATCCTGCTGATGACGCTGGGCCTGGCCCTCTGGTTCCAGCAGAGCATCCGCGTCTTCGCCGGGGTCGCCTCGATCCTGCTGGCCCTGGTGTCCCTGCCGGTGTCCAACCTGGGCGGGTTCTTCCTGGGCTTCATCTTCTCCATGGTCGGCGGCGCCCTCGCACTGTCGTGGGTTCCCGGCAGCCCGGAGGCAGAGGCCGCCGTCCCGGACGACGGCACGGGCAAGTCGGCGGCGATGGCGGACAACTCCCAGAGCAACTCGGGCATTCCGGGCATCCCGGCGCCCCGTGAGACGGAAACGGCATACGCGAGCGAGACGACTGCCCACGCCGATGGCGGGAGGAACAGTGCGGGGTGA
- a CDS encoding DUF6230 family protein: MSSQVRGGTRWKRFALVMVPSIAATAAVGVGLAQGALAASFSVSGQDFKVSADKLDGDNLIQYGGIAEGHDLKGNAAHHPVTISGFSHAEITNMCQSLVTPTPLGNITLQLRTGHKGKPAVADNIYLDVAELDTDAEFKNLDIGVAVGDSSHKTKPQAGTVASPYAFSQRADKAILTNVRQKAWATTAGTFKLPDLKLRLMGGDQPCYQDEK, translated from the coding sequence ATGAGTTCTCAGGTTCGTGGCGGGACCAGATGGAAGCGCTTCGCGCTCGTCATGGTGCCGAGCATCGCGGCAACCGCCGCGGTCGGTGTGGGTCTGGCGCAGGGTGCCCTCGCGGCGTCCTTCAGCGTCTCCGGCCAGGACTTCAAGGTCTCGGCCGACAAGCTCGACGGTGACAACCTCATTCAGTACGGCGGTATCGCCGAGGGTCACGACCTCAAGGGCAACGCTGCGCACCACCCGGTCACCATCTCCGGGTTCAGCCACGCCGAGATCACCAACATGTGCCAGTCGCTGGTGACCCCGACCCCGCTGGGCAACATCACGCTGCAGCTGCGGACGGGCCACAAGGGCAAGCCGGCCGTCGCCGACAACATCTACCTGGATGTTGCGGAGCTCGACACCGACGCCGAGTTCAAGAACCTGGACATCGGTGTCGCCGTGGGCGACTCGAGCCACAAGACCAAGCCGCAGGCCGGTACGGTCGCGAGCCCCTACGCGTTCTCCCAGCGCGCCGACAAGGCGATCCTGACGAACGTGCGCCAGAAGGCGTGGGCGACGACGGCGGGCACGTTCAAGCTGCCCGACCTCAAGCTCCGTCTGATGGGCGGCGACCAGCCGTGCTACCAGGACGAGAAGTAA
- a CDS encoding tetratricopeptide repeat protein: MQPRNMSMSGVVDLAAVKAAGEAKAKAEQARAAAARQAAQGGAPASAGAVPPSALVIDVDEAGFERDVLQLSAEVPVVLDFWAEWCEPCKQLSPLLERLTIEANGRLLLAKVDVDSNQMLMQQFGIQGIPAVFAVVAGQVLPLFQGVAPEQEIRATLAQLVQVAEERFGIIGIEVDPNAEGVPAAAPAAEAAAPEGPYDALLEAAVVALDAGDLGGAVQAYKNVLADDPANTEAKLGLAQAELLTRVKDMNPQAVRAAAAENPKDPAAQIAAADLDLVGGHVEDAFGRLVDTVRVTAGADRDAVRVRLLELFEVIGADDPRVAAARTALARVLF; encoded by the coding sequence ATGCAGCCCAGAAACATGTCCATGAGCGGCGTCGTCGACCTTGCCGCGGTGAAGGCGGCCGGCGAGGCCAAGGCGAAGGCCGAGCAGGCCCGTGCCGCAGCGGCCCGGCAGGCCGCCCAGGGTGGCGCGCCCGCGTCCGCGGGCGCCGTGCCGCCGTCCGCGCTCGTGATCGACGTCGACGAGGCCGGCTTCGAACGCGACGTCCTCCAGCTCTCCGCCGAGGTCCCGGTCGTCCTGGACTTCTGGGCCGAGTGGTGCGAACCGTGCAAGCAGCTCAGCCCGCTGCTGGAGCGCCTGACGATCGAGGCGAACGGCCGCCTCCTCCTCGCCAAGGTCGACGTCGACTCCAACCAGATGCTGATGCAGCAGTTCGGCATCCAGGGCATCCCGGCCGTGTTCGCCGTGGTCGCGGGCCAGGTGCTGCCGCTGTTCCAGGGCGTGGCGCCCGAGCAGGAGATCCGCGCGACCCTGGCGCAGCTGGTCCAGGTCGCCGAGGAGCGCTTCGGGATCATCGGCATCGAGGTGGACCCGAACGCCGAGGGCGTCCCCGCGGCCGCCCCGGCCGCGGAGGCCGCGGCCCCGGAAGGCCCGTACGACGCGCTGCTCGAGGCGGCGGTCGTGGCGCTCGACGCCGGTGACCTGGGCGGCGCGGTGCAGGCGTACAAGAACGTACTGGCGGACGACCCGGCCAACACCGAAGCCAAGCTGGGCCTGGCCCAGGCCGAGCTGCTCACCCGGGTCAAGGACATGAACCCGCAGGCGGTGCGCGCCGCGGCGGCCGAGAACCCGAAGGACCCGGCGGCCCAGATCGCCGCCGCGGACCTGGATCTGGTCGGCGGCCACGTGGAGGACGCCTTCGGGCGCCTGGTGGACACGGTCCGGGTGACGGCCGGCGCCGACCGCGACGCGGTACGGGTGCGGCTGCTGGAGCTGTTCGAGGTCATCGGGGCGGACGATCCCCGGGTGGCGGCGGCGCGTACGGCGCTCGCACGGGTGCTGTTCTAG
- a CDS encoding TetR/AcrR family transcriptional regulator, with protein sequence MRKPSPPTGRTGRPRSAAADAAILAATRDALVELGWSKLTMGDVSARAGVAKTTLYRRWAGKNELVVDAVAELFDSLELPDRGSLEADIENVVLQFAALLRRPEARTALMAVVAESTRDEALRDRIRSAIVDRQKRLVVLGRERAQARGELPYEEDEDLACRTTDLIFDVIAGTVVHRALVSSEPVDELWVATFTALLMHGLQGPAPA encoded by the coding sequence ATGCGCAAGCCCAGCCCCCCGACCGGACGCACCGGCCGCCCCCGCAGCGCCGCCGCGGACGCGGCGATCCTCGCCGCGACGCGGGACGCGCTGGTCGAGCTGGGCTGGTCGAAGCTGACGATGGGCGACGTGTCCGCCCGGGCCGGGGTCGCCAAGACCACCCTCTACCGCCGATGGGCGGGCAAGAACGAGCTGGTCGTGGACGCCGTCGCGGAGCTCTTCGACTCCCTCGAGCTCCCCGACCGGGGCTCCCTCGAAGCCGACATAGAGAACGTGGTCCTCCAGTTCGCGGCGCTGCTGCGGCGGCCGGAGGCCCGTACGGCCCTGATGGCCGTCGTCGCCGAGTCCACCCGGGACGAGGCCCTGCGCGACCGGATCCGGTCGGCGATCGTGGACCGGCAGAAACGTCTCGTCGTACTGGGTCGCGAACGGGCCCAGGCCCGGGGCGAACTCCCGTACGAGGAGGACGAGGACCTCGCCTGCCGCACCACGGACCTGATCTTCGACGTGATCGCCGGAACGGTGGTGCACCGGGCGCTGGTCAGCTCGGAACCGGTGGACGAGCTGTGGGTGGCCACCTTCACGGCCCTGCTGATGCACGGCCTCCAGGGCCCGGCCCCCGCCTGA
- a CDS encoding methylmalonyl-CoA mutase, which yields MDADAIEEGRRRWQARYDKARKREADFTTLSGDDVDPVYGPRPGDSYEGFERIGWPGEYPYTRGLHATGYRGRTWTIRQFAGFGNAEQTNERYKMILAAGGGGLSVAFDMPTLMGRDSDDPRSLGEVGHCGVAIDSAADMEVLFKDIPLGDVTTSMTISGPAVPAFCMYLVAAERQGVDPALLNGTLQTDIFKEYIAQKEWLFEPEPHLRLIGDLMEYCAKGIPAYKPLSVSGYHIREAGATAAQELAYTLADGFGYVELGLSRGLDVDHFASGLSFFFDAHLDFFEEIAKFRAARRIWARWMKEVYGAQSEKSMWLRFHTQTAGVSLTAQQPYNNVVRTAVEALAAVLGGTNSLHTNALDETLALPSEQAAEIALRTQQVLMEETGVANVADPLGGSWYVEQLTDRIEADAEKIFEQIKERGLRAHPDGQHPIGPITSGILRGIEDGWFTGEIAESAFQYQRSLEKGDKRVVGVNVHHGSVTGDLEILRVSHEVERVQVQQLAARKERRDDAKVKSSLDAMLAAARDGSNMIPAMLDAVRAEATLGEICNVLRDEWGTYTEPPGF from the coding sequence ATGGACGCAGACGCCATCGAGGAGGGCCGCCGCCGCTGGCAGGCCCGTTACGACAAGGCCCGCAAGCGCGAGGCCGATTTCACCACGCTCTCCGGGGATGACGTCGATCCCGTCTACGGGCCCCGGCCCGGTGACTCGTACGAGGGATTCGAGCGCATCGGCTGGCCGGGGGAGTACCCCTACACCCGCGGCCTGCACGCCACCGGATACCGCGGCCGGACCTGGACCATCCGGCAGTTCGCCGGGTTCGGCAACGCCGAGCAGACCAACGAGCGCTACAAGATGATCCTGGCCGCCGGCGGCGGCGGGCTCTCCGTGGCCTTCGACATGCCGACCCTCATGGGGCGCGACTCCGACGACCCCCGCTCGCTCGGCGAGGTCGGCCACTGCGGAGTCGCCATAGACTCCGCCGCCGACATGGAGGTCCTGTTCAAGGACATCCCGCTCGGCGACGTGACCACGTCGATGACGATCTCCGGCCCGGCCGTGCCCGCCTTCTGCATGTACCTGGTCGCCGCCGAACGGCAGGGCGTGGACCCGGCACTGCTCAACGGCACGCTGCAGACGGACATCTTCAAGGAGTACATCGCCCAGAAGGAGTGGCTCTTCGAACCCGAGCCGCACCTGCGCCTCATCGGCGACCTCATGGAGTACTGCGCGAAGGGCATCCCGGCGTACAAGCCGCTGTCCGTCTCCGGCTACCACATCCGCGAGGCCGGGGCCACGGCCGCGCAGGAGCTCGCGTACACCCTGGCCGACGGCTTCGGCTACGTGGAACTGGGCCTCTCCCGGGGCCTGGACGTGGACCACTTCGCGTCCGGCCTCTCCTTCTTCTTCGACGCGCACCTCGACTTCTTCGAGGAGATCGCCAAGTTCCGCGCCGCCCGCCGGATCTGGGCGCGCTGGATGAAGGAGGTGTACGGGGCGCAGAGCGAGAAGTCGATGTGGCTGCGCTTCCACACCCAGACGGCCGGCGTCTCGCTGACCGCGCAGCAGCCTTACAACAACGTCGTGCGCACCGCCGTCGAGGCCCTCGCGGCCGTCCTCGGCGGCACCAACTCCCTGCACACCAACGCCCTCGACGAGACCCTCGCGCTGCCGAGCGAGCAGGCAGCCGAGATCGCCCTGCGCACGCAGCAGGTGCTGATGGAGGAGACCGGGGTGGCCAACGTGGCCGACCCGCTGGGCGGTTCCTGGTACGTGGAGCAGCTCACCGACCGCATCGAGGCCGACGCCGAGAAGATCTTCGAGCAGATCAAGGAGCGCGGCCTGCGCGCCCACCCGGACGGGCAACACCCGATCGGGCCGATCACCTCGGGCATCCTGCGCGGCATCGAGGACGGCTGGTTCACCGGGGAGATCGCCGAGTCGGCCTTCCAGTACCAGCGGTCGCTGGAGAAGGGCGACAAGCGGGTCGTCGGCGTCAACGTGCACCACGGGTCGGTGACCGGGGACCTGGAGATCCTGCGCGTCAGCCACGAGGTCGAGCGCGTGCAGGTGCAGCAGCTGGCCGCGCGCAAGGAGCGGCGCGACGACGCCAAGGTGAAGTCCTCGCTGGACGCCATGCTGGCCGCCGCCCGCGACGGGTCGAACATGATCCCGGCGATGCTGGACGCGGTGCGCGCCGAGGCCACGCTCGGCGAGATCTGCAACGTGCTGCGCGACGAGTGGGGCACGTACACGGAGCCGCCGGGCTTCTGA
- a CDS encoding DUF3817 domain-containing protein, with protein sequence MKRSVLTRYRVMAYLTAVMLLILCTCMVFKYGFDTGADLTLAVSQVHGVLFMIYLVFAFDLGSKARWPFPKLLWVLVSGTIPLAAFFVERTVRAEVEPLVADAVATVDA encoded by the coding sequence ATGAAACGAAGCGTGCTGACCCGCTACCGCGTCATGGCCTACCTGACCGCGGTCATGCTGTTGATCCTCTGCACCTGCATGGTTTTCAAGTACGGCTTCGACACCGGCGCCGACCTGACCCTGGCGGTCTCCCAGGTACACGGTGTGCTGTTCATGATCTACCTGGTGTTCGCCTTCGACCTGGGCTCCAAGGCCAGGTGGCCGTTCCCGAAGCTGCTCTGGGTCCTCGTCTCCGGCACGATCCCGCTGGCGGCCTTCTTCGTCGAGCGCACGGTCCGCGCCGAGGTCGAGCCGCTGGTCGCGGACGCCGTGGCCACCGTCGACGCCTAG
- a CDS encoding MarR family winged helix-turn-helix transcriptional regulator produces MSKPLSLPFDPIARADELWQRRWGPVPSMAAITSIMRAHQILLGEVDAVVKPYGLTFARYEALVLLTFSKAGELPMSKIGERLMVHPTSVTNTVDRLVRSGLVAKRPNPNDGRGTLASITDRGREVVEAATKDLMAVDFGLRAYDAEECQEIFALLRPLRIAAADFEEQ; encoded by the coding sequence GTGTCCAAGCCGCTCAGCCTCCCGTTCGACCCCATCGCCCGCGCCGACGAACTGTGGCAGCGCCGCTGGGGACCGGTGCCCTCGATGGCAGCGATCACCTCGATCATGCGCGCGCACCAGATCCTGCTCGGCGAGGTCGACGCGGTGGTCAAGCCGTACGGGCTGACCTTCGCGCGCTACGAGGCGCTGGTCCTGCTCACCTTCTCCAAGGCCGGCGAGCTGCCGATGTCGAAGATCGGCGAGCGGCTGATGGTCCACCCGACGTCGGTGACGAACACGGTGGACCGGCTCGTGCGGTCCGGGCTGGTGGCCAAGCGGCCGAACCCGAACGACGGCCGCGGCACGCTCGCCTCCATCACGGACAGGGGCCGCGAGGTCGTCGAGGCGGCGACGAAGGACCTGATGGCGGTCGACTTCGGGCTGCGCGCGTACGACGCCGAGGAGTGCCAGGAGATCTTCGCGCTCCTGCGCCCGCTGCGGATCGCCGCCGCGGACTTCGAGGAGCAGTAG
- a CDS encoding MFS transporter, giving the protein MATVNQATSPTAGGYRAVFRVREFRAVFAAHLLSVLGIVVAEIALTVLVFRTTGSPLMSALTFALGFLPYALGGTLLAGIADRRPARRVLVGCDLVCAACAASMVLPGTPVAGLLALRCAMAFVAPLFQGTRNASLADILGPGDAFVLGRSLMRMVAQSAQLIGFGLGGLLLTVLAPRAAIALTAAGFLCSALLLRFGTRARPARAGADRTSPLAGLRAVLGDRRLRVLTLLFWLPPVFVIAPEALLVPYADGIGAGTAALGVMMCALPVGTIAGELWAGSALGPRTRSRLVAPLAAAGMLPLLVYAVRPGVVTVLAALLLAGLAHAYTLGLDQWYVDAVPDELRGRAMTLLSTGLMTLQGVGMALAGLAAEFLPVHGVVTGAAVLGTAVVLLLLAELRSANRREGGPKDETGPTVK; this is encoded by the coding sequence ATGGCAACCGTCAACCAGGCCACCTCTCCGACCGCCGGCGGCTACCGGGCCGTTTTCCGGGTGCGGGAGTTCCGGGCCGTTTTCGCCGCGCACCTGCTGTCCGTCCTCGGCATCGTCGTCGCCGAGATCGCCCTCACCGTCCTCGTCTTCCGCACCACCGGCTCGCCCCTGATGAGCGCGCTCACCTTCGCCCTCGGCTTCCTCCCGTACGCCCTCGGCGGCACCCTCCTCGCCGGGATCGCCGATCGCAGGCCCGCCCGCCGGGTGCTCGTCGGGTGCGACCTCGTCTGCGCCGCCTGCGCGGCGTCCATGGTCCTGCCCGGCACCCCCGTCGCGGGGCTCCTCGCCCTGCGCTGCGCCATGGCCTTCGTCGCACCGCTGTTCCAGGGCACGCGCAACGCCTCCCTCGCCGACATCCTCGGCCCCGGCGACGCCTTCGTCCTCGGCCGCTCGCTGATGCGCATGGTGGCCCAGAGCGCCCAGCTCATCGGCTTCGGCCTCGGCGGCCTGCTGCTCACCGTCCTCGCCCCGCGCGCGGCCATCGCGCTGACCGCCGCCGGGTTCCTGTGCTCGGCCCTGCTGCTGCGCTTCGGCACGCGGGCCCGGCCGGCCCGCGCCGGCGCCGACCGCACCTCGCCGCTCGCCGGGCTGCGCGCCGTCCTCGGCGACCGCCGTCTGCGGGTGCTCACGCTGCTGTTCTGGCTGCCGCCCGTCTTCGTCATCGCCCCCGAGGCGCTGCTCGTCCCGTACGCCGACGGCATCGGTGCGGGCACCGCCGCGCTGGGAGTGATGATGTGCGCCCTGCCCGTCGGCACCATCGCGGGTGAACTGTGGGCCGGTTCGGCGCTCGGCCCCCGTACCCGCTCCCGGCTCGTGGCCCCGCTCGCGGCCGCCGGCATGCTCCCGCTGCTCGTGTACGCCGTCCGGCCCGGGGTGGTGACCGTCCTCGCCGCCCTGCTGCTGGCCGGGCTGGCGCACGCGTACACCCTCGGCCTCGACCAGTGGTACGTCGACGCCGTCCCCGACGAGCTGCGCGGCCGGGCCATGACCCTGCTGAGCACCGGCCTGATGACCCTCCAGGGCGTCGGCATGGCGCTGGCCGGGCTGGCCGCCGAGTTCCTGCCGGTGCACGGGGTCGTCACCGGCGCCGCGGTGCTCGGCACGGCGGTGGTCCTGCTCCTCCTCGCCGAACTGCGGTCGGCGAACCGGCGGGAGGGCGGACCGAAGGATGAGACGGGGCCCACGGTCAAATGA
- a CDS encoding DUF5937 family protein — protein MAFHFRFGPADLLRCRFSISARWETQEAVRTLRTPARQAYHLPWLRQIRAAADGLDLRPLWLLMPRTGHNPDFLSPPPLGPSVTFEEELARVRSSAADPQALREDLRRALVCTPGAAGSDLGRRMLADPARAVHELADLYEQAWAALIAPHWPRLRELLEADILFHTRRLAAGGLEALFDGLHPDLRWADGTLTIDRPAHHDRSLDGQGLLLMPSAFMWPEVVGGYDPPWQPTLVYPARGIGALWTASPGPTPLALARLLGRGRADVLCTLDEPASTTALARRLGLAPATVSAHLKALHGAGLLISARHGHRILYERTPLGIALATGAPPA, from the coding sequence ATGGCGTTCCACTTCCGCTTCGGCCCCGCCGACCTCCTCCGCTGCCGGTTCTCGATCTCCGCCCGCTGGGAGACCCAGGAGGCGGTCCGGACCCTGAGGACACCCGCCCGGCAGGCGTACCACCTGCCCTGGCTGCGGCAGATCCGCGCGGCCGCCGACGGCCTGGACCTGCGGCCGCTGTGGCTGCTGATGCCGCGCACCGGCCACAACCCCGACTTCCTGAGCCCGCCCCCGCTCGGCCCCTCCGTCACGTTCGAGGAGGAGCTGGCCCGCGTACGGTCCTCGGCCGCCGATCCGCAGGCCCTGCGCGAGGACCTGCGGCGCGCCCTCGTCTGCACCCCGGGCGCCGCCGGGAGCGACCTCGGGCGGCGGATGCTCGCGGATCCGGCCCGGGCCGTACACGAGCTGGCCGATCTGTACGAGCAGGCGTGGGCCGCGCTGATCGCCCCGCACTGGCCGCGGCTGCGTGAGCTGCTGGAGGCGGACATCCTCTTCCACACGCGCCGGCTGGCGGCGGGCGGGCTGGAGGCGCTGTTCGACGGCCTCCACCCGGACCTGCGGTGGGCGGACGGCACGCTCACCATCGACCGCCCGGCCCACCACGACCGCTCCCTGGACGGGCAGGGGCTGCTCCTCATGCCGAGCGCGTTCATGTGGCCGGAAGTGGTCGGGGGGTACGACCCGCCCTGGCAGCCGACGCTGGTCTACCCGGCCCGCGGCATCGGCGCCCTGTGGACGGCGTCGCCGGGCCCGACCCCGCTGGCGCTGGCGCGGCTGCTGGGCCGGGGCCGGGCGGACGTGCTGTGCACGCTGGACGAGCCGGCCTCCACGACGGCGCTGGCCCGCCGGCTCGGCCTGGCACCCGCCACGGTCTCGGCGCACCTGAAGGCCCTGCACGGGGCGGGCCTGCTGATCTCGGCCCGCCACGGCCACCGGATCCTGTACGAACGCACCCCGCTCGGCATCGCCCTGGCGACGGGCGCCCCGCCGGCGTAG
- a CDS encoding glycoside hydrolase family 6 protein — MPGRPRPRPRPLTAALGLALLLAAAPACGSPESAPAQAPPEATGRAAPDASPFWVDPQSDAARQVAAWEAQGRNSDAQVLRRISERPMALWGPGDDPGPEIRRAAKSAKSAGRVLVLTAYNIPYRDCGRHSAGGAKDATAYRKWIGAFADGIGDAKAVVVLEPDAIPHIVDGCTRADRHDERLRLLAEAVTRLKKNRNTKVYLDAGNPAWIPDPMKLVGPLYKAGLGEADGFALNVSNFQPDAAGREYGHSISRAAQGKHFVIDTSRNGAGPLPGDGHEAWCNPPGRALGVPPSDRTGDPLVDAYLWIKRPGESDGPCRGGPGAGKWWADYALGLASRSKE; from the coding sequence ATGCCAGGCCGACCCCGTCCACGCCCCAGACCCCTGACCGCCGCACTCGGCCTCGCGCTGCTGCTCGCCGCGGCCCCCGCCTGCGGCAGTCCGGAATCCGCCCCCGCGCAGGCTCCGCCGGAGGCAACGGGCCGGGCCGCGCCCGACGCATCCCCGTTCTGGGTGGACCCGCAGAGCGACGCCGCCCGGCAGGTCGCCGCCTGGGAGGCCCAGGGCCGCAACAGCGACGCCCAGGTGCTGCGCCGGATCTCGGAACGGCCCATGGCCCTGTGGGGACCCGGCGACGACCCCGGTCCCGAGATCCGCCGGGCCGCGAAGAGCGCCAAGTCGGCGGGGCGGGTCCTGGTGCTCACCGCGTACAACATCCCGTACCGCGACTGCGGCCGGCACTCGGCCGGCGGGGCGAAGGACGCCACCGCCTACCGCAAGTGGATCGGCGCCTTCGCCGACGGCATCGGCGATGCCAAGGCCGTGGTCGTCCTGGAACCGGACGCCATCCCGCACATCGTGGACGGCTGCACCCGGGCCGACCGCCACGACGAGCGCCTGCGGCTCCTCGCCGAGGCCGTCACCCGGCTGAAGAAGAACCGGAACACCAAGGTCTACCTGGACGCCGGCAATCCGGCCTGGATCCCGGACCCGATGAAACTGGTCGGTCCCCTCTACAAGGCCGGGCTCGGGGAGGCCGACGGCTTCGCGCTCAACGTCTCCAACTTCCAGCCCGACGCGGCCGGCCGGGAGTACGGCCACAGCATCTCCCGGGCCGCCCAGGGCAAGCACTTCGTCATCGACACCAGCCGCAACGGCGCAGGGCCGCTCCCCGGCGACGGCCACGAGGCCTGGTGCAATCCGCCGGGCCGAGCCCTTGGCGTCCCGCCGAGCGACCGGACGGGCGACCCGCTCGTCGACGCGTACCTCTGGATCAAGCGGCCCGGCGAATCCGACGGTCCCTGCCGCGGCGGCCCGGGGGCCGGCAAGTGGTGGGCGGACTACGCACTCGGCCTGGCCAGCCGCAGCAAGGAGTAG
- a CDS encoding galactose oxidase-like domain-containing protein, translating to MAYRPSKQFKNTVLGTGAVVVLAALNAPAALTFAQERYHAYKIGQSSYKIQYGSWEQVRLPEEYRINAMHAALLHTGKVLLIAGSGNSQKKFDQGTFDTVLWDPQDDSFKKIPTPEDFFCSGHSQLPDGRLLVAGGTARYEVLDGKVTRAGGGMRVKNESPDKLARLKKGTRFRSPSGVEYVSKFDVTVPKAKREFEITYGRAGQVKPWRTKVVAAEARVFVEAVKAGAEGLTTEVAQYRVVGLRGKDADNVYGLAERLSVEKQDFQGIKSAYEFDPKAEKYVPVDPMKDARWYPTLVALQDGRVLAVSGLNDVGDVVPGDNEYYDPRTKQWTRGPFRYFPTYPALFLLQGGKLLYTGSNAGYGPKGKGREPGVWDLKTDKFTEVAGLEDPDRLETSSSVLLAPAQDQRVMVLGGGGVGESKLSSSRTAIVDLKEDDPVFRSSARLPQGTRYLSSVLLPDDSVFTTGGSRDYRGRGASDIHKAQFYYPRTDSFVAAADPSVGRNYHSEALLLPDGRVATFGSDPLFADKDNTRLGKFEHRLEVYSPPYLYRDPARRPVLGAGPAEVGPDGRATFEAAHPERIRRARLMRPSAVTHTTDVEQRSIELGLTRAAGSVTVEVPKDPTLVPPGWYMLFVTDADGTPSVAKWLRVGAPKPDPDPAPAPEPEE from the coding sequence ATGGCGTACCGGCCTTCGAAGCAGTTCAAGAACACCGTTCTGGGCACCGGAGCCGTGGTGGTGCTGGCCGCGCTCAACGCGCCCGCCGCGCTCACCTTCGCGCAGGAGCGCTACCACGCGTACAAGATCGGCCAGTCCAGCTACAAGATCCAGTACGGCTCGTGGGAGCAGGTCCGGCTCCCGGAGGAGTACCGGATCAACGCCATGCACGCGGCCCTGCTGCACACGGGCAAGGTGCTGCTGATCGCCGGGTCCGGCAACAGCCAGAAGAAGTTCGACCAGGGCACCTTCGACACCGTCCTGTGGGACCCGCAGGACGACAGCTTCAAGAAGATCCCCACGCCGGAGGACTTCTTCTGCTCGGGCCACAGCCAACTGCCCGACGGACGGCTGCTCGTGGCGGGCGGGACCGCCCGGTACGAGGTCCTCGACGGCAAGGTCACCCGCGCGGGCGGCGGCATGCGGGTCAAGAACGAGAGCCCCGACAAGCTGGCCCGGCTGAAGAAGGGCACCCGGTTCCGGTCCCCGTCCGGGGTGGAGTACGTGTCGAAGTTCGACGTCACCGTTCCGAAGGCCAAGCGCGAGTTCGAGATCACGTACGGACGCGCCGGGCAGGTGAAGCCCTGGCGGACCAAGGTGGTCGCCGCGGAGGCACGGGTCTTCGTCGAGGCGGTGAAGGCGGGCGCCGAGGGGCTGACGACCGAGGTCGCGCAGTACCGGGTCGTCGGGCTCAGGGGGAAGGACGCCGACAACGTCTACGGGCTCGCCGAGCGGCTGAGCGTCGAGAAGCAGGACTTCCAGGGCATCAAGTCGGCGTACGAGTTCGACCCGAAGGCGGAGAAGTACGTCCCGGTCGACCCGATGAAGGACGCCCGCTGGTACCCGACGCTGGTGGCGCTGCAGGACGGGCGGGTGCTCGCGGTGTCCGGACTCAACGACGTGGGCGACGTCGTCCCCGGCGACAACGAGTACTACGACCCGAGGACGAAGCAGTGGACCCGGGGCCCCTTCCGGTACTTCCCCACGTACCCCGCGCTCTTCCTCCTGCAGGGCGGCAAGCTGCTCTACACCGGGTCCAACGCGGGCTACGGCCCCAAGGGCAAGGGGCGCGAGCCCGGTGTGTGGGACCTGAAGACCGACAAGTTCACCGAGGTCGCGGGCCTGGAGGACCCGGACCGGCTGGAGACCTCGTCCTCGGTCCTGCTGGCGCCGGCCCAGGACCAGAGGGTGATGGTGCTGGGCGGCGGCGGGGTCGGCGAGTCGAAGCTGTCCTCGAGCCGGACCGCGATCGTGGACCTCAAGGAGGACGACCCGGTCTTCCGCTCCTCCGCGCGGCTGCCTCAGGGCACCCGGTACCTGAGCAGCGTGCTGCTGCCGGACGACTCCGTGTTCACCACCGGCGGCTCCCGTGACTACCGGGGCCGGGGCGCCAGCGACATCCACAAGGCGCAGTTCTACTACCCGCGCACCGATTCCTTCGTGGCGGCCGCCGATCCGTCGGTCGGCCGCAACTACCACTCCGAGGCGCTGCTGCTGCCCGACGGGCGGGTCGCGACCTTCGGCTCCGACCCGCTCTTCGCGGACAAGGACAACACCCGCCTCGGGAAGTTCGAGCACCGGCTGGAGGTGTACTCGCCGCCGTACCTGTACCGGGACCCGGCGCGGCGGCCGGTCCTGGGGGCCGGGCCGGCCGAGGTGGGCCCGGACGGGCGGGCCACCTTCGAGGCGGCGCACCCGGAGCGGATCCGGCGCGCCCGGCTGATGCGGCCGAGCGCGGTCACGCACACCACGGACGTGGAGCAGCGGTCGATCGAGCTCGGGCTGACCAGGGCGGCCGGCTCGGTGACGGTCGAGGTGCCGAAGGACCCGACGCTGGTGCCGCCGGGCTGGTACATGCTGTTCGTGACGGACGCGGACGGGACGCCCTCGGTGGCGAAGTGGCTCCGGGTCGGGGCACCGAAGCCGGATCCGGATCCGGCACCCGCGCCGGAGCCCGAGGAGTAG